GGGTGTTGCTTTCATGAACACGGCCAGGCAGAGGAAGATCAGCACCAGAACAAAGGACTGAAGGCTGTATAAATGAGCCGAGAGATGGGGCCTTCTTGTCTCGACAACCATCAAAGAGGTGATGATCAGCAGAACTGCCAGGGCATTGATAATCTGAACTCCCGTCATACCGCTCACCTCACTTCATCAGATCTGAACCAGGTAGAAAACGAAGGAAAGCAAAGCGATTCCCAGGGCCACCCAGGTGATGTGAGGCGCTCTGAAGAGCGTCAGCCTTGCCATGGAGTTTTCAATCACAGCAACAATTACGTACAGGCAGAAGAGCTTCAGGAAAAAGAGCACCGCAGCACCGAGAACCCCAGGCAGGCCCGGCGTGGCAGCGCTTCCAAACGGGAAGAAGATGGCCAGAAACAGAGAGAGGACGACCACCTGTTTTGCAAAGATCCCCCATTTGAGCAGCGCCAGCCCGGGCCCCGAGTACTCCGTCAGGGGCCCCTCCTGGACCTCCTGCTCCGCCTCGGCAAGGTCGAAAGGCAGCTTTCCCGTCTCAATAAAAGAGGCAACCGCAAAGGCGGCCATGCCCAGCCAGATCGCCGGGCTTGTATAGGAGACCTTGCCCAGGGCAATCATCTGGCTCATCGTTCCCAGGTTTGTGGAGCCTGCAAAGAGGGCGATAATGAAGAGCACCAGCATGATCGCAGGTTCCACCAGCACGCCCAGGGCAAGCTCCCGGGCCACGCCGATCTGGGCAAAACCGCTTCCCGAGTCGAAACCCGACATTGCCAGGAAGAACCTGACCATTGCGAAGAGGTAAACTACGAGAATCATGTCGCCAACAACCCCGAAGGGCGACTGTAAAACCCACATCGGAATCAGAGCAGCGATGAGGAGAACGCTGACCATGATAATGTAGGGGGTCGCCCGGAAGACCCAGGTTGCTTGAGCCGGTCTGACCTCCTGCCGCTTCATGAGCTTGACGATGTCGTAGTAGTATTGAAAAAGAGGAGGTCCCTTGCGGGAATGCATCTTAGCCCTCAGCACCCGGGCCAAGCCCGCAAAAAAGGGTGCCAGCAGGAGGACAAAAAGAGCCTGGAGAAAACCGATGAGGAAAAGCCTGGCATCGAACATCATCTTGCCCCCTCTCAGTTAAAATCTCACGGCAGCCAACAGAATGACCAGGGTGATAATGATATAGGTGCAGTACAGCCGCACATTCCCCAGCTGGAGTAGCTGGACGAGCCTCCCCAAACCCTGGACACCCCGGGCGAGAGGCCTTCCAATAAACTTCTCCCACATATCTTCCACCTGTACTAGATAGGCCACGCGGGTGCTGAAATAGGCACCCGCGGTCGCC
This Bacillota bacterium DNA region includes the following protein-coding sequences:
- a CDS encoding respiratory chain complex I subunit 1 family protein codes for the protein MMFDARLFLIGFLQALFVLLLAPFFAGLARVLRAKMHSRKGPPLFQYYYDIVKLMKRQEVRPAQATWVFRATPYIIMVSVLLIAALIPMWVLQSPFGVVGDMILVVYLFAMVRFFLAMSGFDSGSGFAQIGVARELALGVLVEPAIMLVLFIIALFAGSTNLGTMSQMIALGKVSYTSPAIWLGMAAFAVASFIETGKLPFDLAEAEQEVQEGPLTEYSGPGLALLKWGIFAKQVVVLSLFLAIFFPFGSAATPGLPGVLGAAVLFFLKLFCLYVIVAVIENSMARLTLFRAPHITWVALGIALLSFVFYLVQI